A window from Entomoplasma freundtii encodes these proteins:
- a CDS encoding PTS sugar transporter subunit IIA gives MNLFQEDLINFQPKTENWETALATGIQPLLAKNYVSKDYLNHLISETKRFGAYYVIGPDLALAHIQPNETTLKTGISLLYLDEPTLFPGLKMKPVKFLFVLVATDSDSHLSLLQEMALLFSKKEFYDAFYQLKDTTDLFNLVNKFKN, from the coding sequence ATGAATTTATTTCAAGAAGATTTAATCAATTTTCAACCAAAAACTGAAAATTGAGAAACTGCTTTAGCTACCGGAATTCAGCCCTTATTGGCAAAAAATTATGTTAGCAAAGATTATTTGAATCATCTTATTAGTGAGACAAAACGTTTTGGAGCTTACTATGTAATTGGCCCCGATTTAGCCTTAGCGCATATCCAACCAAATGAAACAACTCTCAAAACAGGAATTAGTTTACTTTATCTTGATGAGCCAACATTGTTTCCGGGTCTAAAAATGAAACCGGTCAAGTTTTTATTCGTTTTAGTGGCTACGGACAGTGACTCCCATTTATCTTTACTCCAAGAAATGGCTTTATTATTTAGCAAAAAAGAATTTTATGATGCTTTTTATCAACTTAAAGATACCACTGATTTATTTAACTTAGTTAACAAATTTAAGAATTAG
- a CDS encoding PTS ascorbate transporter subunit IIC yields the protein MIILATSFSDLIIRFFSNFFGTPALLIGVFALAGSIIQRKKFSEIMLSTFKTIIGFLIIASGAGIISGSIGKFGAAFELLFNRRGFIANNDVIPGLFMKIEHLQWLASAGSLILIFGMILNLLIARFSNLKYVYLTGHSAWYFSTMMASVLALAGIPKSQMWLVVLIGSLLTSMWMVISPALLNPYVKEITKNDQLALAHTGSLSYLAAGGIGSGIKKLHHHWQREVKSTETINFPKGLNFLRNTNVAIALTMLVLFLFVYFLTWGVRGEKAMIDAGIINDRDSIIVQGILQAFTFAAGVEVLLIGVRMFIAEITPAFKGISDKFIFEAKPAMDCPIVFPFAPNAVIMGFLASVVGGLVMFSINIGVSSAIGQKPDQILGWAVIVIPSIIPHFFTGAASGVFGNCRGGIWGCLIGGFVNGLLIQISPWIFLGLKMIPEDMATNNQVIWGDIDYLVGIIPWFITKYLGGKWVLLGLSFATWFAIPVVSQFAHQQKMKKNIAYRELFLAKQATRKEFQLLIETNNKTYKEAIKQLKNSQSEKKIFQEEKEKLTKSWTNENRKLVRDQDKQLIEVRQRNIKQKNKEQV from the coding sequence ATGATTATTTTAGCAACTTCTTTTAGTGATCTTATTATTCGTTTTTTTTCTAATTTTTTTGGTACGCCAGCTTTATTAATCGGTGTTTTTGCCTTAGCTGGCTCAATTATCCAACGTAAAAAATTTTCTGAAATTATGCTATCTACATTTAAAACTATTATCGGTTTCTTAATTATTGCTAGTGGAGCGGGCATTATTAGTGGATCTATTGGCAAGTTTGGGGCTGCGTTTGAATTATTATTTAACCGGCGAGGTTTCATCGCTAATAACGATGTTATTCCAGGCTTATTTATGAAAATTGAGCACTTACAATGATTAGCTTCGGCCGGATCATTAATTTTAATCTTTGGAATGATTTTAAATTTATTGATTGCTCGTTTTTCTAATTTAAAATATGTTTATTTAACCGGTCATTCGGCGTGGTACTTTAGTACAATGATGGCTTCGGTTTTAGCTTTAGCAGGCATTCCAAAATCACAAATGTGGTTAGTAGTTTTGATCGGTTCATTATTAACTTCAATGTGAATGGTTATTTCACCTGCGTTATTAAATCCTTATGTCAAGGAAATTACTAAAAATGACCAATTAGCTTTAGCTCACACTGGTTCGCTCTCTTATTTAGCCGCCGGAGGAATTGGGAGTGGAATCAAGAAACTTCATCATCATTGACAAAGAGAAGTAAAAAGTACTGAAACGATTAACTTTCCCAAAGGCTTAAATTTCTTACGAAATACGAACGTGGCGATTGCCCTAACGATGTTAGTGCTCTTTTTATTCGTTTACTTTTTAACGTGAGGAGTACGTGGTGAGAAGGCCATGATTGATGCAGGGATCATTAACGACCGTGATTCCATCATTGTGCAGGGAATCTTACAAGCGTTCACTTTTGCGGCGGGGGTAGAGGTACTTTTAATTGGAGTCCGTATGTTTATTGCAGAAATCACCCCAGCCTTTAAGGGAATTTCTGATAAATTTATTTTTGAAGCCAAACCGGCAATGGATTGCCCAATTGTTTTTCCGTTTGCTCCTAATGCGGTAATTATGGGCTTTTTAGCCTCGGTTGTCGGTGGTTTAGTAATGTTTAGTATTAATATCGGGGTAAGTTCAGCCATTGGCCAAAAACCAGACCAAATTTTAGGTTGAGCTGTGATTGTGATCCCAAGTATTATTCCTCATTTCTTCACGGGTGCAGCCTCTGGTGTCTTTGGTAATTGTCGTGGTGGCATTTGAGGGTGTTTAATTGGTGGTTTTGTTAACGGCTTATTAATCCAAATTAGTCCATGAATTTTCTTAGGTTTAAAAATGATTCCTGAAGATATGGCGACTAACAACCAAGTTATTTGAGGTGATATTGATTATCTTGTGGGCATTATTCCATGGTTTATCACTAAGTATCTTGGAGGCAAATGGGTACTTTTGGGATTAAGTTTTGCCACATGATTCGCTATTCCGGTAGTTAGCCAATTTGCTCACCAACAAAAAATGAAAAAAAATATCGCATATCGTGAGTTATTTTTAGCAAAACAGGCGACTCGTAAGGAATTTCAACTTCTTATTGAAACAAATAACAAAACTTACAAAGAAGCAATTAAGCAATTGAAAAACTCTCAAAGTGAGAAAAAAATTTTCCAAGAAGAAAAAGAAAAACTAACAAAATCATGAACTAATGAAAATCGAAAATTAGTTCGTGATCAAGATAAACAATTAATTGAAGTACGACAAAGAAACATCAAACAAAAAAATAAGGAGCAAGTTTAG
- the dcm gene encoding DNA (cytosine-5-)-methyltransferase has protein sequence MLRVFETFAGIGAQRKALELLKKEHFLDYKIVATSEWDIGANLSYNSIHFNNQSYYDSCIPIDDIKAYLSQFTHSLDSKKPISLEKFNKLDDNTLRHLYSSYKNANNLGSITEIEFDSLVSLDINLITYSFPCQDLSSAGKNGGMKNGDKTRSGLLWEIDRLLQGLQIEGKLPSFLLLENVPNMIKAKHKGDYSDWIEHLHNQYGYKTQTYCLDAQDYGSPQKRKRVYALSVLDNNSIIDIWEHNTNLPTNLPRLFTDNNNSFWNISKKSNLSDVLRLDYSIKKYFNEAMEARPRWTLSREKMLLKNPLLCHYYSTNNVDDDSLIKRSTTLSITTQAKIQEKCRTVTTKQDRNPNCGVISLIGTPLEVPKLEINMSSSNYRFLTPRETFMLMGFDEEDYQKVIIHPINNKEKLYRQAGNSIVVPVLKYLFLNINYLNQRIQNDD, from the coding sequence ATGCTTCGTGTATTTGAAACGTTTGCTGGAATTGGAGCCCAGCGTAAAGCCTTGGAGCTTTTGAAAAAAGAACATTTTTTAGATTATAAAATTGTTGCAACTAGTGAATGAGATATTGGCGCAAATTTATCCTATAATTCAATTCATTTTAACAATCAATCTTATTATGATTCTTGTATTCCAATTGATGATATAAAAGCCTACCTAAGTCAATTCACACATTCCTTGGATTCTAAAAAACCTATTAGCTTAGAGAAATTTAACAAATTAGACGATAATACCTTGCGTCACCTTTATTCTTCATATAAAAATGCCAATAATTTAGGTAGCATTACCGAAATCGAGTTTGATTCGTTAGTTAGTTTGGATATTAATTTGATTACTTATTCTTTTCCTTGCCAAGACTTAAGTTCTGCCGGAAAAAATGGCGGTATGAAAAATGGCGATAAAACTAGGTCCGGTCTCTTATGAGAAATTGACCGTTTATTACAAGGCTTGCAAATAGAAGGAAAGTTGCCTTCTTTTCTTTTGTTAGAAAATGTTCCAAATATGATTAAGGCCAAACATAAAGGAGATTATTCTGATTGAATAGAACATTTACACAATCAATATGGATATAAAACACAAACTTATTGTTTGGATGCCCAAGATTATGGCAGTCCACAAAAACGCAAGCGCGTTTATGCATTAAGTGTTTTGGATAATAATTCAATAATTGATATTTGGGAACATAATACTAATCTTCCAACAAATTTACCAAGATTATTTACTGATAATAATAATTCTTTTTGAAATATTTCTAAAAAATCAAATCTTAGTGACGTTCTACGACTAGATTATAGTATTAAAAAATATTTTAATGAAGCCATGGAAGCTAGACCACGATGGACGCTAAGTCGTGAAAAAATGCTATTAAAGAACCCCCTTCTATGCCATTACTATTCGACTAATAATGTTGATGATGACTCATTAATAAAACGGTCAACAACATTATCAATAACAACACAAGCTAAAATACAAGAGAAGTGTAGAACTGTGACTACTAAGCAAGATCGTAACCCCAATTGTGGAGTGATTAGCTTGATCGGCACTCCATTAGAGGTACCAAAATTAGAAATAAATATGAGTAGTTCTAACTATAGATTTCTAACTCCACGCGAAACGTTTATGTTAATGGGCTTCGATGAGGAAGATTACCAAAAAGTTATTATTCATCCGATTAATAATAAAGAAAAACTTTACCGCCAAGCTGGCAATAGTATAGTTGTACCAGTCCTAAAATATCTATTTTTAAATATTAATTACTTAAATCAAAGGATACAAAACGATGACTAA
- a CDS encoding GmrSD restriction endonuclease domain-containing protein has protein sequence MTKMWKIGTNVETYLVDARKMFSKLGLEKFKIYKNDYGNGFMIQAPNKPSIFTTLDKSESTISQLFTCLISLGIIEIENKQICLEKRDSFFNSDFLYRFNSELRNTTNFDEVIVHYLDGPEFNKKLSWYRDNLQKIKYDNFDEEDLETPFTIFNEQNFLTTFFISVLNKITPFSDRNLKNCFNLDKKDFEKAKQYYENILTPSFFSKRQISFQILKRQAILFLFEDEDIYAKIMSEGTTPRLNRIIVKKNESDKYKRQVFNLKDKLKQTKNPTPNLIVAEIVSFGSLIENSISQNQSFKVPIYQRHYKWGSEDIKKLFNDILGISKKQKQYHFMGNLVVNWPKDDLGISVNKKPMKIIDGQQRFTSLLIILKALYDVLRERDIEPDPFINQLFVLNETRNSNKMTFIFEHLNYNHDFQDYKFLMISKFNEIDINKSTIYRNYQTIKNVFNENDGLSDQELFDFTESLLSKIYFTLTKDTSQDEFAMFENMNTHKVELDTIELIKNLILMYVDDATLSIHEDKLGELFDNLILKKFEDKKSINDGKINSFIATYVKSYRSVLVDGEDDVLREKIIRAKNNKNELYEIFKLILLREIKILSNNTNRLTFDTYGKLIKNLSWNIDLFLEMTESKLFLETSSFLYNIGDILFMFGTRNIYNALVMTLIKQYLDSNTRKINDLNKLRELLFEIENYEVRFQTVLYRGQSMSESMDRILTQVIDKGLNLTKENLHECFNNKRLVSTLTLPVDNIFEKYLVMPIEADKLVTKLIFRVNYFLDNHCSMSIRENHRYSCPISPSREHIMPQKYNEWEKDLRLAIPELSKDRMKAEHLEHVALLGNALILNKNLNSEASNANWQKKIQIYKRDSNVLNMPQYKGYTLKKVDYKKEILLDLESINQWDFDTISKRTHQLKDIILDIYK, from the coding sequence ATGACTAAAATGTGAAAAATCGGTACCAATGTCGAAACCTATTTAGTAGATGCTCGTAAAATGTTCTCTAAGTTGGGCTTAGAAAAATTTAAAATTTATAAAAATGATTATGGTAATGGCTTTATGATTCAAGCTCCAAATAAGCCATCAATATTTACCACTCTTGATAAATCAGAAAGCACCATATCCCAATTATTTACATGCCTTATTAGTTTGGGAATAATTGAAATTGAAAATAAGCAAATATGTTTAGAAAAAAGGGATAGTTTTTTTAATTCTGACTTTCTTTATAGGTTTAACTCCGAATTAAGAAATACTACCAATTTTGATGAAGTAATAGTTCACTATTTAGATGGTCCAGAATTTAATAAAAAATTAAGTTGATATAGAGATAATTTGCAAAAGATTAAATATGATAATTTTGACGAAGAAGATCTTGAAACTCCTTTTACCATTTTTAATGAACAAAATTTTTTGACAACCTTCTTCATTTCGGTTTTGAATAAAATTACTCCTTTTAGCGACCGTAATCTAAAAAATTGTTTTAATTTAGACAAAAAAGACTTTGAAAAAGCTAAACAATATTATGAAAATATTTTAACGCCTTCTTTTTTTTCAAAACGGCAAATATCTTTTCAGATTTTAAAAAGACAAGCGATTTTATTTTTATTCGAAGATGAAGACATTTATGCAAAAATAATGTCTGAAGGAACTACACCAAGGCTAAATAGAATAATCGTTAAAAAAAATGAATCGGATAAATATAAAAGACAAGTTTTTAATTTAAAAGACAAACTTAAACAAACAAAAAATCCGACGCCAAATTTAATTGTTGCTGAAATTGTTTCATTTGGCTCATTAATTGAAAATTCTATTTCGCAAAACCAATCATTTAAAGTCCCTATTTATCAACGTCATTATAAATGGGGAAGTGAAGATATAAAAAAATTATTTAATGATATTTTAGGAATTAGTAAAAAACAAAAACAATATCACTTCATGGGTAATCTTGTTGTTAATTGACCTAAGGACGATTTAGGAATATCGGTTAATAAAAAACCAATGAAGATTATTGATGGGCAACAACGTTTTACTAGTCTTTTAATAATTTTAAAAGCTTTATATGATGTTCTTCGTGAAAGAGATATTGAGCCAGATCCTTTTATTAATCAACTATTTGTTTTAAACGAAACACGTAATTCTAACAAGATGACCTTTATCTTTGAACATCTAAACTATAATCATGATTTCCAAGACTATAAATTTTTGATGATTAGTAAATTCAATGAAATAGATATCAATAAATCGACAATCTATAGGAATTATCAAACGATCAAAAATGTTTTTAACGAAAATGATGGCCTATCCGATCAAGAATTGTTTGATTTTACTGAGAGTCTTTTATCAAAAATTTATTTCACTTTAACAAAAGATACAAGTCAAGATGAATTTGCCATGTTTGAAAACATGAATACGCACAAGGTTGAATTAGATACGATTGAATTAATAAAAAATTTAATATTAATGTATGTTGATGATGCAACTTTATCTATCCATGAAGACAAATTAGGTGAACTATTTGATAATTTAATTCTAAAAAAATTTGAGGATAAGAAATCTATTAATGATGGAAAAATAAATTCCTTTATTGCCACTTACGTGAAATCATACCGAAGCGTATTGGTAGATGGTGAAGATGATGTTTTACGAGAAAAAATTATTCGAGCAAAGAATAATAAGAATGAATTATATGAAATATTCAAATTAATTTTGTTACGAGAAATTAAAATTTTATCTAATAATACTAATCGTCTTACTTTTGACACCTATGGTAAATTGATTAAAAATTTAAGTTGAAATATAGACTTATTTTTAGAAATGACAGAATCGAAACTTTTCCTAGAAACTAGTTCATTTTTATATAACATTGGTGATATTTTATTCATGTTTGGGACTAGGAACATCTATAATGCTCTAGTAATGACTCTAATTAAGCAATATCTTGATTCAAATACTCGCAAAATAAATGATTTAAACAAACTAAGAGAGTTATTATTCGAAATCGAAAATTATGAAGTAAGATTTCAGACTGTTCTTTATCGTGGCCAATCTATGAGTGAATCAATGGATAGGATATTAACTCAAGTAATTGATAAGGGATTAAACTTAACAAAAGAGAACTTACATGAGTGCTTTAATAATAAAAGATTAGTTTCCACTTTAACATTGCCGGTCGATAATATTTTTGAAAAATATTTAGTAATGCCAATTGAAGCAGATAAACTTGTCACTAAATTGATTTTTCGAGTTAATTACTTTTTGGATAACCATTGTTCAATGTCAATTAGGGAAAATCATAGATATTCATGCCCTATATCCCCAAGCCGTGAACACATTATGCCACAAAAATATAATGAATGAGAAAAGGACCTTCGCCTAGCTATTCCTGAACTTTCGAAGGATAGGATGAAGGCCGAACATCTTGAACATGTTGCTCTTTTAGGAAATGCATTAATTCTAAATAAAAATTTAAACTCCGAAGCCTCAAATGCTAATTGACAAAAGAAAATTCAAATTTATAAAAGGGATTCTAATGTTCTAAATATGCCGCAATACAAAGGTTATACTCTAAAAAAAGTTGATTATAAAAAAGAAATTTTGCTAGATCTAGAATCAATAAATCAATGAGACTTTGATACAATTTCCAAAAGAACCCACCAGTTAAAAGATATAATATTGGATATTTATAAATAA
- the udk gene encoding uridine kinase: protein MTEKKPVFFIIIAGGTASGKSTVARKIAHDLKNKPVTHLSMDNYYKNFADLSFAERQKINYDHPHSLDIDLLSKHLTQLKNRESIDVPVYDFKTHSRSKETKKVEPADVVILDGLLALHIKEIRDMADLKVFIKTEDDVRFIRRLERDIYDRGRSTESVIAQYLNTVKPMHDAFVAPSMDLADIIVPYYEGNDRAVDLVTTKVKAIIRKNNK from the coding sequence ATGACTGAAAAGAAACCTGTCTTTTTTATTATTATTGCTGGAGGAACGGCTTCGGGAAAAAGTACTGTGGCACGTAAAATTGCCCATGATTTAAAAAATAAACCTGTAACCCATCTTTCAATGGATAACTATTATAAAAACTTTGCCGATTTGAGTTTTGCCGAACGGCAAAAAATTAACTATGATCATCCCCATAGTCTTGATATTGACTTATTAAGCAAACATTTAACGCAACTTAAAAACCGGGAATCAATTGATGTGCCTGTTTATGATTTCAAGACTCACTCACGCTCAAAAGAAACCAAAAAAGTCGAACCCGCTGATGTTGTTATTTTAGATGGTCTGTTGGCTTTACACATTAAAGAAATTCGGGATATGGCCGATTTAAAGGTCTTTATTAAGACTGAAGATGATGTTCGTTTTATCCGCCGTTTAGAACGCGATATTTATGACCGCGGAAGATCAACAGAAAGTGTTATTGCCCAATATTTAAACACAGTTAAACCAATGCATGATGCCTTTGTAGCACCAAGTATGGATTTAGCTGATATTATTGTTCCTTATTATGAAGGTAACGATCGGGCTGTCGATTTAGTAACAACCAAAGTAAAAGCAATTATTAGAAAAAATAATAAATAA
- a CDS encoding P-loop NTPase fold protein, with protein MKYSKLTQLFSSDIIGYFNRAKEVEFFILPNYKNNVAINGCWGSGKTVFLENVEKTVSKKCLELQNKKTITLLIKLWKYEVIDNNFFLVVVKDIIQNILDQVVEVDKKQKGKIKKWTKKLVDEMEKLSWSLNFGFSCANLTLSKGVKNILNINDNFSFFKGITSLINYLRKLFKNFSEYNFLIGFDDLDRCSEENILKLLTVLKIIFFEIKEQNVFFVTTINSKQIDCLNKSTESYIQKIFDYIFDLENEIEYSSQIGKRNPYESNLINHFKYKNYRFVDNLNFKEISSETSTSKPEILANNFYCLYKELLNNTKVILKMNEVERIQKWLEDKKNFIYSQNNFNSFINSQAFEDIWTSLKNKIIKPFYFCFIKKDKYIYLPWSILFFVNLNSLEEHLEKLSYLYPFNPDEYPEFKDKIKGNYFTIPIILDYFEQLNSTIFLDTSTQIFIDNLIDIFDDCNIYNQKNHASYTHLAWTWTEEIFEDLIKHNQS; from the coding sequence ATGAAATATTCAAAACTGACCCAATTATTTTCAAGCGATATAATAGGTTATTTTAACAGAGCAAAAGAAGTTGAGTTCTTTATACTTCCTAATTATAAAAATAATGTTGCTATCAATGGATGCTGAGGAAGTGGAAAAACGGTTTTTCTTGAAAATGTAGAAAAAACAGTATCAAAAAAATGTCTGGAACTTCAAAATAAAAAAACTATTACACTTTTGATAAAACTATGAAAATACGAAGTTATTGATAATAACTTTTTTTTAGTTGTTGTAAAAGATATTATTCAAAATATCCTTGATCAAGTAGTGGAGGTTGACAAGAAGCAGAAAGGGAAAATTAAAAAATGGACTAAAAAATTAGTTGATGAAATGGAAAAACTTTCGTGATCACTGAACTTCGGTTTTTCATGTGCAAATTTAACATTGTCTAAAGGAGTGAAAAATATATTAAATATTAATGATAATTTTTCTTTTTTCAAAGGAATAACTTCTCTTATAAATTATTTAAGGAAACTTTTTAAAAATTTTTCAGAATATAATTTCCTTATTGGTTTTGATGATTTGGACCGATGTTCTGAAGAAAATATTTTAAAACTTTTAACAGTTCTAAAAATAATTTTCTTTGAAATAAAAGAACAAAATGTCTTTTTTGTAACAACGATAAATTCGAAACAAATAGATTGTCTAAACAAATCTACTGAAAGTTATATTCAGAAAATTTTTGATTACATATTTGATTTGGAAAATGAAATAGAATATTCTTCACAAATTGGTAAAAGAAATCCTTATGAGTCTAATTTGATAAATCATTTTAAGTATAAAAATTATAGATTTGTAGATAATTTGAATTTTAAAGAAATAAGTTCGGAAACTTCAACAAGCAAACCCGAAATATTAGCGAATAATTTTTATTGCCTATATAAGGAACTTCTTAATAATACTAAAGTAATACTGAAAATGAATGAAGTTGAAAGAATACAAAAATGATTAGAGGATAAAAAAAATTTTATTTATTCCCAAAATAACTTTAATAGTTTTATAAATAGCCAAGCTTTCGAAGATATTTGAACTTCCTTAAAAAATAAAATAATCAAACCTTTTTATTTTTGCTTTATAAAAAAAGACAAATATATTTATTTGCCCTGAAGTATATTGTTTTTTGTTAATCTAAATTCTTTGGAAGAACATTTAGAAAAGTTAAGTTATTTGTATCCTTTTAACCCTGATGAATATCCGGAATTTAAGGACAAAATAAAAGGCAACTATTTTACAATTCCTATAATTCTCGATTATTTTGAGCAACTAAACTCAACTATTTTTTTAGATACAAGTACCCAAATTTTTATAGACAATTTGATTGACATTTTTGATGATTGTAATATTTATAATCAAAAAAATCACGCTAGTTATACTCATTTGGCATGAACCTGAACCGAAGAAATTTTTGAAGATTTAATAAAACATAATCAAAGTTAA
- a CDS encoding PTS lactose/cellobiose transporter subunit IIA: MEAKKLEEISFGIVSQAGDSFSYSMEAIGLIRKNDFAKAEAKLKLAEDVLLEAHKTHSELLFDFAQGKGIETNILLVHAQDHLTKAELMVIFTRENMEMKKEILNLHQTI, from the coding sequence ATGGAAGCAAAAAAATTAGAAGAAATTTCTTTTGGAATCGTCTCGCAAGCTGGGGATTCATTTAGTTATTCAATGGAAGCAATTGGCTTAATTAGAAAAAATGACTTTGCCAAAGCCGAAGCCAAACTAAAATTAGCCGAAGATGTCTTACTAGAAGCTCATAAAACTCATAGCGAACTTTTATTTGATTTTGCCCAAGGCAAAGGGATTGAAACAAATATTCTATTAGTTCATGCGCAAGATCATTTAACTAAGGCAGAATTAATGGTTATTTTCACTCGTGAGAATATGGAGATGAAAAAAGAGATTTTGAATCTTCACCAAACGATTTAA